From Brassica oleracea var. oleracea cultivar TO1000 chromosome C3, BOL, whole genome shotgun sequence, a single genomic window includes:
- the LOC106334073 gene encoding uncharacterized protein LOC106334073 translates to MAISREQPLLLLIVSLFLLPAALGATKFQTCNTGHRYPVDVKTVKISPERVKPSTNANVTITGSTSIDIPDGATVKLRLTVGMYPVSTKSYSLCDITACPVAPGPIVLNFSNVFTKKELSAYAYYIVIDIAADPERESMMCVWFACGISHRSLHSQATN, encoded by the exons ATGGCGATATCCCGCGAACAGCCTTTGCTTCTTCTCATTGTATCACTCTTTCTTTTACCTGCTGCTTTGGGCGCAACCAAATTCCAAACCTGCAACA CCGGTCATCGCTATCCCGTTGATGTCAAGACTGTGAAGATCTCCCCAGAGCGTGTTAAACCTAGCACCAATGCAAACGTTACGATAACCGGTTCTACAA GCATAGACATCCCTGATGGAGCAACAGTAAAACTCCGCCTTACTGTAGGCATGTATCCTGTCTCTACAAAAAGCTACTCCCTCTGTGATATAACGGCGTGCCCTGTTGCACCTGGCCCCATTGTGCTTAATTTTTCTAATGTATTCACTAAGAAAGAACTATCAGCA TACGCATATTATATTGTAATAGACATCGCAGCGGATCCCGAGAGAGAGTCAATGATGTGCGTCTGGTTCGCTTGTGGGATTAGTCATAGGTCTCTGCATAGTCAAGCTACCAATTGA